The DNA window tagcgtgcctaattagtTAGGGCATTATATTATTTACTTCTTATTATtggctagatcttttaggattttataTGCTGTGAGTTGAATTGCGAGAGTATTAATCGcttttccaaatggtgggtgtgtcacagtattctaatggtcatatacgcggttatatgccccttgagatactgtgatacacccagccatttgcggCATGCGTTAATATTCAAATGAGCGTACTACTTggctgataggtagtctcggaacggtgggaGTAACTCAGTAATTTCAGGGTCATGCTTGAgaacgcatgccccttgagtaactgagtttctcccagccgtttctggaggtatatcgCTTGGCCCAGGATGCGTGACTTATTCGCATCTCTACTCGCATATGGATGGGGTGGTCAGCATTCGTAAGGATGTTGACCATTCTATCAAGTGCGACTTTATAATtttaatgcgggtgagatcacttatttttgttttcacacattcatcgcgctgaaaagatcttctatctttcagatgagcgacctgTCGGATAGCCAACTGCTCGGCTCGGGAGGCCATGCATTCGATGGCGACGATGACCAGGAGGAAGACAATTTTTTCCCAGCTTCGATTTCAGAAGAGGAGGTCGCACCAATAGAGCTAGGCCCGATGTCTTCTGCAGACATCAAAAGAATGGTGCAGGAACTCGCCAAACCTGGGACCATCGATATTCAAGACAGCGAGTCTACGGTGTCAGCTCGCGACTACCTTATTCATTCAAGGCATGCTCCAGACGTtgaggtcgaggagatggacgatgACTGGACGGCCCCAGCTCACGAatcaggcgaggatgaagaagaggcggaagggagtgggacagacTCGGTCGATGACGCCCAGCTGAACGAGCCTTTCGCGTGCGAGGATCTGATTTTGAGGGTTACCAAATCAGACTTCACTACCTTTACGAGGTTAAACCTGCTGCGACTTGCGTTTCAGCGACCTAAACCGACCCAGAGGGCACACCTTCCTTTTACCAATCCTGCGATTATTCCCATAGAGGATGTGgtaatctcaatacccattctccgATGTGGGGTATCAGTCCCTTTCCATCCCTTCATCGCAGCCATCCTTAAACGGTATGATGTATAACCTTTCCAACTAACTCCAAATAGTTATCGCACTGCCCTGGCCTTTTACGCGATGTATATGGAGTACGTTCATAGGGCTCCCTCggtagaagagttcagctacTTCTACGATATAAAAAGCGTAGGCCTTCATAACGGTttctactgctttagcaaatgggcgacttctgaaatcaatGGAGTAGAAGGAATGGTGTCGAATATGGGAGACTGGAAATCAAAATGGTTCTACATCTTCAAAGTCCCTGGGATTAGAACTGAttttaatcgcagacctagtaCGTCGCGTGTTTTCTAACTTAGGCATTTTCTGCAttactttgagtttttatgctaaTTCACTCTTTTTGTTTTcacagatagaccagctcgccCTGCACTCGACGCAACTCGCAGAGAGACAACTGAAATTCTCGGGAGctttccggtacaagatcgcgactggcgattattgtGTACGACTGCCAAGCTGCGAGAACACCAGCTGATTCCAGAGAACGCAGGTCTTCAAAAAGAGCCAGTATACAAGGAACCATCTGAGAGACAACAAGAGCGGATAGACAAACGCCTCTCCAAGCAAACTTCTCGACCAGTCTCAGGTAATTTATCTCATGTTATAAACTGGTGCCTTGAAATTTATTCAtacttatcttttatttatctttgtatagatgacttttttgaagtcTGCGCCCGTCCTTAAAATCAAGCCAAAGAGTGGAACAGCGATGACATCGCCCGTTAttgcccagaagaggaagagcgatgttgTAACTGCTCTTGCcgcagactcttccaagaagctaGCTAAGACTACGCAGGACAAAGGGAAGAAAGTCATGATCGAGCCAACTATCCGAGCCCGCGATTTTCTGGCTATGGAGGAGAAGTTTGTGGGTGAGGAGTTCATAACCAAGGCGGAGAAGATCCCTTCTGAGGAGCTTGTTCCGCGCTCTGTGGAGTTGGCTTCGCAGTCGATGACTCTGTTCATGAAAGCTGTTGCCGCTGGTTCTAAGGAAgctgactcgctgaagaggcacaATGCCCAGCTCCAGGAGACCATGAAGAGACTGAAACAAGAGGCGGCTAGAAAGGACAAAGAGCTCGAAGACCTTCGCAAGTCTAAGGAGCAGGCTGAGCTCAAGGCTAAGAACTCTCAGGCAAAGATCGAGGAGATGGCTCGCGACTTGGAGGTCGAGAAGGAGAATGGGAAGAAAAAGTATGATCAGGCAGTTTCTGACTATATTtacaccactctttccaaaatcccagacttcgacttctctATCCTCGGAGCAGAAGCCGCTGAGATGGCTGAGGCTTTTCGCGCCATGTTGCCCACTCAAACTCAAGGTGGTGGAGGGAATCTTCCTGAGGAGGCCGAGGTTGCAGATGCTGAGGAAGTCGAGAACGAGGCCGTTAGCAAAGTCGCGGATGAAACTGCTCCTGCTACTCCAGATGCTTGACTTTTCTATTCTATGTTTAAACTGTTATGCTTTTTGAATTTGCTAGTTTAGTTTTTATGCGGTACAGGGGTACTCGCACTCTGTACTAAGACAAATTTGCAATTTACTTTGGACAAAtttatatcctcgcggggataattatcctttaacattttcgcagtacacgggtactcgcgtttttaatatatatatatatatatatgcgacttgaattacagcttggtgtaataagtagaaatatttacaagtcttgacaaaatttgaaaattttaacaaacatGAGGCATTtcctttatataatcaatagtacaatatggcatatatacccccctctacttaggattttttttatgagaaatgtctaagtataagtacaagagcaaacatagtttaataattcgagtactattgataatataattttaaactctcgccattccaagctcgtggaatcgcagtaCCATCGAGTGCTGCGAGTCGGTATGTGGCGTCACCAATTTTTTCCGCAatgagatatggtccttcccaattatctcCAAAGACCCCATGTGTTGGGTTcttggtatttggcattaccCTTCTatggaccaagtctcctgctcgcaggaCTTTTACTTTcaccttggagttaaagtatcttgcagttcgctgctggtaagccgcattttttaagTGCGCTTGATCACGTTTTTCCTCTACAAGATCAAGGCAGAGAAACTGCTTCTCGTCgttctgcgagatgttgaaaacatctctgcgtagggaacctgccccgatctcaactggcaacatggcctcgcacccgtaagaaagtgagaagggtgtttcgccagttgtagatcgaggagttgtattataagaccataggacATTCAgtaactcgtctggccaagcccctttgcgatcttctagtttccctttaatggtgtgttttattattttgttaacagCTTCAGTCTGTCCATTGCTTTGCGGGTAAGCAACCGCGGAGAATGCCTTTTTGATtcccaaatcgtcgcatagttgtcgcatctctttacaatCAAACTgtcttccattgtctgagatgaGTTTGTATGGAATAACAAAGCGACAAATTatggaggtatagacaaactcgcgcaattttgttgctgtgatggttgcgagtgctttggcttcggcccatttcgtgaagtaatctactgcgactaccgcatatttgactccacctttccctttaggtaaCTCGCCGATTAAGTCAATCCCCCATACcgcaaagggccatggacttgtgatagaatggaggttacttggaggttggtgggtatatgtggctattcgctggcacCTGTCACACTTCTTCGCAAATgcgagagcatcttgtcgcaaggttggccagtaatacccttgtcgcatgatttttaatgcaagggagttacctccggtatgattgccacaaatcccccCGTGTACCTCGCGGAGTATATAACCACAATCTTCCCCGCTGATGCATTTGAGTagaggttgactaaaacttctgcgatacaaccttttgtcatatattacataacgggCGGCTCACTGTCGCAGCTTTCTTGCTTCTATTTTGTCATCAGGCAAGAGCCTCTTTTACAGATATGCGacgataggagtcatccaggtgatCTCCTGAACGGTATCTATTTCCATGATCACTTCTTGATTTAtagttgggtgagccaatacatctaccggaattacatcgagcaattcggcttctctagttgaggccaaacgggccagtGCGTCTGCATGTGAATTTTGAGCatgcggtactcgagacacagttacttttttgaatttctgcatTAGTTCGCAGACAATGGCtaaatatttaaccaatctcccacctcttgccagatattctccattcacctggcataccacgatttgcgagtcgctaaaagcctgaagGTACTCGACTTTCATTTCGAGAGCGAGTTTCAAACCTGCGATTAATGCTTCATACtcagcttcattgttagatgcaaaaaattcaaaacgtaaagcagggtgtaccttaaaattattgggactgattaataAGATACCACTACCAGAGCCTtcgctatttgaggctccatcgacgtacaatgtccacATCTCTCTATTCGCTATAGTAATGTCGCTTCTGTCTTCTATGAGTGCTACCTCGGTGCTGGGGAATTCAATTATAAAATCttccaaggcttgccccttgatcgcagttcttggtttatacttgatgttgaactgactcaactccatagCCCACTTCAACAATCTCCCCGACGCCTCTGGTTTTGCCAGAACTTGCCTCAAGGGGTAGTTCGTCAAAACTTCAatactgtgagcctggaaataaggttgCAATCTTCTTGACGATGTTATCAAGGCAAATGCCAACTTTTCCATTTGGGGATATCGCGTCTCGGCatccagtaatcgcttactgacataatacACTGGGTATTGatgtccttggtcctcgcgtacTAGTATCGAACTAATCGCATGTTCAGACACTGCTAAATAGATGGACAAGACTTCACCAGTTATTGGCTTTGACAAGATCGGAGGTTGCCCCAAGTGTGTTTTTAAAGTTTGAAAGGCCTGCTCGCACTTTTCGGTCCAACGGAaccttttgttgcctttcaaaatctgaaaaaccTCATTGCACTTATCAAAagatctggatataaagcggtttaaggctgtgactttacctgtgaggctttgaacttCCTTTGGCTGggttggtgatggcatttccaccaatgccctgatcttcgcaggattggcctctattcctcgctgattaaccatgaacccaaggaatttcccagagccaACTCCAAAAACACCTTTCAGAGGGTTTAGTCGCATCTTATACCGTCGTAATATATCAAACATGGTCTATAAGTGGgcaatatgatccttcgcatgttgagattttacgagcatatcgtcaacatatacctccatggtttttccaatgagatctgcgaacatcatgttcactagcctttgataagtggCACCtacgtttattaaaccaaaaggcattactttgtaacagtatagtcctcgatcagtaatgaacgaggtgtgttcctggtctggttcatacatcgggatttgattatatctcgagtatgcgtccatgaaactcaagagttcgtgacctgcagtggcatcaacaagctggtcaatgttaggaaggggaaagctgtctttgggacaggctttgtttaggtctgtaaagtcaacacatgtgcgccatgagccattaggcttaggcacgagtacggggttcgctaaccagttggggtaaaacgactcccgtataaagccgcaggcaaggaggcggtcgacttcttcttttaacgcttggtacctcgcggggtccattttgcggcgcttttgttgGACACCTCGCatctcggggtcaatgttcaagcgatgacacatgacttgcagagatatcccgaccatatcttagtgtttccaagcaaaaacatcaagattttgctttaaaaaggtcgttaattgttctcgcagctgaaaatttaatttagaaccaattttcagaactttattattatctacaggatctataggtacctcaataGTGTCTTcggcggcttgggctgcggcggtgtgatcgaggattcttggatcaaagtctggttcatctatgtgcggcacctccttgattctgaggatctcctggcgaggaggtggtgcctccaaaaggtagataacatttactgTCCTTTTCTCTGCGAGTTTAACTGCTGTGTTGTAGCATTCCCGCGAATCTGCTTGGACTCCCCGCACAGAACCTACTCCAGCGgtagtagggaacttcattgtcagatgatagatcgaggttatgatcttcatctccttcaggatcggtcgaccaattacggcgttatatgctgagtactggtcgattactgcgaagtccGCCATTGACTTGGCTGTCACTGGGGTAGTTCCCAAAGttattgggagtttgatcattccttttattGTTATGACGTCGCCTGTAAAACCATAGATGCTCGACGTCACGGGTCGCAGATCCTTCTCctgcaaccccatttgtttgaatGCCTGGAAATTCAAcagattcactgaactcccattgtcgatGAGTATACGATGGACATTATCCCCGACAATATTGGCGATTATGACTAGTGCATCGGAATGCAGGTGAtagacccatctcgcatcacaCTCCATAAAGGTGATGTCATCGCATACCTTCTTGAAAAGTTTCTCGGGCCGCTCACTAAGATTGTTGACATTGGTGAACGGCTTTTCTTTAGCTTCTCTGGCATATCGCTCTTGTGACTTACGAGAGTCCCCTGCGATATGGGGTCCTCCAATGATAGTTAGGATGttgcgaggtgttctggagccactcgcatttcggttttctcctttgtcatctgcttggggatgactttcctcgttcttcttatacttgtcgaacttcCCTCTTCGAATTAGCTCCtcgatttcatcctgcaagacccaacattctaaggtagtatgaccaatgtccttgtggtacttacagaatttctTGGGGTCTCTCCTGTCGCGATTTCctctgatggggggcggcttcttgaagactctgTTTCTTTCTTCAATTGCGTAGATATGGTCTTGGGAGACTGCgagttcagtatagttgacgaaacgaggtccacctttccttttcggcgaggattccttctttggaggagacttGGCCAACTTCGGACTTCGCTGTCTCCGCGGGCTACGTCTCCTTGGGCTTCGGCCACTGGAGTTCTTCCCCGGAGACTGCGAGACCGTGAACGCGGTATTGGTGACCGGCGTTTGTCTTTTCCCTTCTCTAACTCCGCTAGAGAATTCTCAATTCTCTTGtggggttcggccatggcgaagaattcgACTAACGATTCGGGCCTTCGAGCTTGTAACTCCTTCCGAAAGTCTgtcctcggcaagatacctgttatcagcatgcaaacaagcgaagactcgggagccttgtcgacttttgttacttctgcattaaagcgtttaaaatagtcttgtaaagactcaccgggttcttgtttgatgttggccaaagtcgtataaggtggcctatacgtcattgtggcctggaaatgtgtgaggaataagtcgacgaaggtttcccacgtcgatatcgacCCCTCAGGTAATTGGGTAAACCAATTGTGggcattttcctcgagtgttgccgcaagaataCAGCACTTTGCGAGCTGTGGTACCtgatccacttccattatagtattgaatttttcaagataatctattgggttagaagtacctttatatttgagggattcggatagacGAAACCCCTTTGGAAGTTGAGCTTGTCGCACTTCTGTAGTGAAGGGCGAGGTACCATGCAACTTGTATATGGGCTTccgttgctgctcgagcattttcaaagcctgCAGAAGCATGCTGTGGTCAATCCCTCCAGTCGCAAGAGTCGGGGCTGCTACGACTGCGGGAGTCGCAACTACTGCGGCGAGATTTGCTGGGGCATTGATCCCAGTGGTTGCGATCGGCAGGTTATTATAAGTGTTGGCACCCTGATCGTTCGCATGGGGATCACAGAGTGTCTCAATATTACGTGGGGCGCCAGAGCGTGCCCTAAAAACTGCGTTGAGGTGATCACGCAGATTACCCCGATGTACCTGGTAATGTCCTCCCTGTTGCGTCTGTACAGAGCTGGACCTTGTATATCTACTTGGAGTACGACCATGCGATGACGAAGAAGCTgattctgcgtcgttgtctcttgATGGTCGACTGCGAGGATTACGCCTTTCAAGGTCTTCATCAACTTGCGTGCTTTGGTTTGGATACCTTGCGGATTGATCCCTCGACGTTGGATTGTTCAGGTCCAAACCTTCAGGGTTGGTTCTCCGTTCCCTGTgtacacggttagtatgacgtctagaagttgttacctgagggttatcggtgcgaatagcaggaactcgaggagggcgtcgggCTCAGTTTTGCCATCTACTTCGGCCTGTAGCGCGCGCAGTTGATCGTGAATCGCAATATATTGATTAGTGGTGAGTTGGATGATTCCCTCGGATACCACTGCCGGAGTGAcagggggaaaatgcatggttgctggtggtctggatgtgtccccgacttgagggtcagtcgtttctgggaataggttgagaggtctgatattgcttCTCCCTACTCCGCTGTTAATGACATCCACAGGTGGCATTCCAGTTCCAGATAATGGTACGTTCATCATCCCAAtgttgatggacccgttgttagctcctCCGTTTgtgtgatttccagccatgatgatatttttctttaaaatgaataaaatcttAGTCgtattcccacagacggcgccaaatattgtcgagtgaatttcgcaacaccaaattatatagTATTATTAATAATCAAGAAGAAATTTATATGGaaagacaagtgcgagtattcgacctagaatggcgagtacttgACTGGGAATGAGAAACAATCAATGAAGGCTGGAAAATAACAATtagacagagaattatagtggttcagtcagattatgatctgcttagtccactgtagtgAGGGATTCGTAGGTTCCATTTCATGGTAGATCACCCTTTTacatacaaagcaggtgtccaatcggttacacaaggatctcattcattgttaatccattatttacatattgaattgcaataattaaaaccaagcaacgttaacattaataaatgaacgacagttactaagtccatcaacgtatgcgtcttccgcatctgcgagttgactgttcatgttccgttgttgagctcgcagggtcatcagtacgtttggaaTGTCTGCGCCCTTTGGTAATCGCCTCTTGCAGACATCGCatgtcgagctgatagaacctagacatgcgagtctatatcggtttatcaaggctattgggtcgttgggatcAAATCacatcatagagagttggtctctatgctttcgcagaaGTATAGAGATCGCATACgtcctgacacatgcgagtttgATCCATCCTGTATAATGCGAGTTAAAGTTATGCGATCCAACATAGGTTgtactcgcagtatctcgctggttttatcctgggcgaggtctaaacttcgagaagtctctcatggacatttcagctttcattggaaatctaaATGTAagtgtcctttaaataggagtctggtctcgagtttctaggtgagagaaatctcactataacagaaGCGACCAAGGTGTTgcgggtaaccgaggatggaaagttatccacgatactggggggcattgaagtccttggagAGCtgtggaaggatataaggaaaaacggaccggtcgactcaatgagtgatttccttgatcGGGCCGAAGGTTTCATCAAGCTCAAGGAAGCCATTCAGCAATCacaaggtgagcaaaagccgaGCAAAATGAAGGTTCCTTCCACTGGAACGTCCACCCAACTTCCCCATTATTCCAGCAgttcaagtggcaagcgttcaggcaacaaccacaagcaagaaacgggaagaagggaaagttcaccgaaaagcccggacagactccccgtgatcacgccaaacacactgcattcactatcttaactgaagatatagagaGTGTGTACATAGCAACTCAGTCGTTAATTTCAtacaagaagcccgggcccatgaagaaagatgccAGCAAAAGGGACATGCGAAATTTTGTCAGTACCATGGAGACTACGACCGCGACACCAACGAATGTTAcaacttgaagcgggaaatagaacttctgatcaagaaaaacaacccgcgcttacagaagtatgtcaagaccaACCAAGGTCAGAACAATTAGGATCTGATGCCTCCGccaatagatggacacttgcaagtcattattggaggtCCGCACATTGCTGGAGACACGAGCAAAGCTCGAGAGAGATATGCCCGAACAGCTcagtacgagcaagaagaagtcatcctggccgtgaaagagaggaagcccaaagttccacgagcaggagagccaaccataactttCAACGACGAAGACGCTGTCCAGATAAGATTTTCGCACAATGACCCGctagtcgtggaagtccagatagcaaacaTAACGGAggccagaaccatgatcgataatggggcttcttcaaacattttgttcaagactgcttacgagaagatggggctTTAGCTCAAGGATTTAACTCCATGGCTtcagcctgtctatggtttcttcggtcaaggagttgcacctctaggacaaatccggctacccctcacagttgaacaagctccgacgagcataactatcatgaCACAATTCATGATATTGAATTTTCtttcagcctttaacgtaatgttaggccgaccagccttgtatgacttaaaagctgttACATCAATCTTTCGCTCGTGCTTGAAGTTCCCAACCAAAaacggggtagggtgtcttagagggaatcAACAATCTactcgggaatgttacaaccttgcagtagccaaggctaagaaggaaatatcctTCATCCAGAACCCAGACAAGGGAATaaacattcccaagtaggaaacttcccagggcaaggatgaagatgtggatcctcgacttggggaccccaagcagcaatgttggacctgtggaagaattagaagagatcgagatcgatccagttatcccggccagaaagctaaaaatttgaaagggtttgttgctcgaagtaaaatcagaatttataaaatttctgagagcaaacctggatgtttttccctggtcacatgcggatatggtcggaatcgatccttctattatttttCACGTCttgaatatcgatcctaacatcTGGCCAGTTCAGCAGAAACAAAGAttgctggataaagaacgagcagtagccctgaaagatCAAGTTGAAAAGTTGCACAACAAaaacttcatcattgaagcctTTTACCCGACTTGGGTTgcgaaccccgtactcgtgcctaagccgaacaagaaatggcgagtctgtattgacttcacagacctcaacaaagcatgccctaaagactaTTTCCCACTTCGAAGAATTGATCAGCTCGTCGATGCAACAGccgggcacgaaatattaagcttcatggatgcttattcgggctacaatcaaatcaaaatgcatccactagactaagaacatacaagtttccgaacagatatgggtctctactgctacaaagtcatgctgtttggtcttaaaaacgccgaagctacataccaaagattggtcaacaagatgtttaaagatcagatcggtagaaatatggaagtgtacgtggatgatatgcttgTCAAGTCCAGAATGGcagggggcacatagacgacctgcatgaatgtttcaaagtcctcaggaaatacaagatgaaactaaatcccttaaattGCTCGTTTGAAGTCAGCTctggaaagtttctaggcttcatcgtcaatgctcgaggaattgaagccaatccggaaaaaatccaagccctcctggatatgaacgcgccaacaaaaaccaaagaggtgcaaagcctaactgggcgaatcgccgcacttagcagattcgtgtcaaaatcaacggataaatgtgtcccattcttcaacatcctgcgaggaagcaaaaagttcgaatggacggaagaatgtgaaagagcttttcaagatctaAAAGCACAGCTCGTAAAACCTCCCGTCCTttctaaacctctggacggtgagGAACTGGTGATATACCTAGCAGTAACGGAGCATGCTGTGAGTGTCGTACTGATCAGAGAAGAAGACGGTGTGCAgcatccagtctattacatcagtaaaagactcgtccaggccgaaggccgatatccgttgatagaaaagctcgcctactgcctcattcTACCAGCAAGAAAGTTGAGaccttactttcaagctcatcctgttcgggcgTACACCGAGCAACCACTAcgacaaatactgcaaaagccagatgcctctggacggttactcaagtgTGCGGTAGAATTGGGTCAAtacgaaatcaacttccaaccccgaacagctatcaaaggccaagccttggccaactttgtggtggaatgcacaggcaaaactgaaagcataccagaaagcaaTCTCGAGTCAATTATCCGGCGCAGGAATttcccttgtcacacctggggggcaacacctgcatg is part of the Cannabis sativa cultivar Pink pepper isolate KNU-18-1 chromosome 5, ASM2916894v1, whole genome shotgun sequence genome and encodes:
- the LOC133038338 gene encoding uncharacterized protein LOC133038338, which codes for MTSPVIAQKRKSDVVTALAADSSKKLAKTTQDKGKKVMIEPTIRARDFLAMEEKFVGEEFITKAEKIPSEELVPRSVELASQSMTLFMKAVAAGSKEADSLKRHNAQLQETMKRLKQEAARKDKELEDLRKSKEQAELKAKNSQAKIEEMARDLEVEKENGKKKYDQAVSDYIYTTLSKIPDFDFSILGAEAAEMAEAFRAMLPTQTQGGGGNLPEEAEVADAEEVENEAVSKVADETAPATPDA